A portion of the Oscillospiraceae bacterium genome contains these proteins:
- a CDS encoding RluA family pseudouridine synthase → MRLYFTVPDTLQTQNGTLVRNFLRQCAVSTELARAVKFQGGGFFADGAPVLANRRVYPGQVLSFDLPPEAGGVAPQPDIAVQVVYEDAFAVVLEKPPHLAVHPTLNYPGGTLANGYAAWALQQGRSPVFRPVNRIDKDTSGLVLAARNTYAAPLLAENVQKLYYAIVEGELPLGPGVIDAPIGRRGDSIIGRCVTPEGKPSRTEYTILKVQNGLSLAACVPVTGRTHQIRVHFASIGHPLAGDDLYGGRRDRIGRQALHCAKQTFRVPEYTEVPDGICIRTPVSAGTGRTVTVESPLPQDMADLLS, encoded by the coding sequence GTGCGTCTGTATTTCACGGTGCCGGACACCCTGCAGACCCAAAATGGAACGCTTGTGCGGAACTTTCTGCGCCAGTGTGCCGTTTCTACGGAGCTTGCCCGGGCAGTCAAATTTCAGGGCGGCGGCTTTTTTGCCGACGGTGCGCCCGTGCTGGCCAACCGCCGGGTGTACCCGGGGCAGGTGCTGAGCTTCGACCTCCCGCCGGAAGCAGGCGGCGTGGCCCCGCAGCCGGACATTGCCGTGCAGGTGGTCTACGAGGATGCCTTTGCCGTGGTGCTGGAAAAGCCGCCCCATCTGGCGGTGCACCCCACTCTGAACTACCCCGGCGGCACGCTGGCCAACGGCTATGCAGCCTGGGCACTGCAGCAGGGCCGCAGCCCGGTGTTCCGCCCGGTGAACCGCATCGACAAGGACACCAGCGGCCTTGTGCTGGCGGCCCGCAACACCTATGCTGCGCCGCTCCTGGCAGAAAACGTGCAGAAGCTCTACTACGCCATCGTGGAGGGCGAGCTGCCCTTGGGGCCGGGCGTGATCGACGCGCCCATCGGCCGCCGGGGCGACAGCATCATCGGGCGGTGTGTGACCCCGGAGGGCAAGCCCAGCCGCACCGAGTACACCATATTAAAGGTACAGAACGGCCTGAGCCTGGCCGCCTGCGTGCCGGTGACCGGCCGCACCCACCAGATCCGGGTGCACTTTGCGTCCATCGGCCACCCGCTGGCCGGGGATGACCTCTACGGCGGCCGCCGGGACCGCATCGGGCGGCAGGCACTGCACTGCGCAAAACAGACCTTCCGGGTGCCGGAGTACACCGAGGTGCCGGACGGCATCTGCATCCGCACCCCGGTGAGCGCCGGAACAGGCCGCACGGTGACCGTGGAAAGCCCGCTGCCGCAGGATATGGCCGACCTGCTTTCGTGA
- the pyk gene encoding pyruvate kinase, with protein MRKTKIICTLGPSTDKDGVLRELIANGMNVARFNFSHGSHEEHKGRLDLLKSLREELGKPVAALLDTKGPEIRLKDFKNGTEMLEAGQTFTLTTRDVEGTKEICSITYKDLPQDVAPGGTIMLDDGLIKLQIQTVNDTDIVCTVLNNGKIKNKKGVNVPGVHLSMPYMSQRDKDDIIFGIEQGFDFIAASFVRTAQDVYEIRNLLNEYDSNIRIIAKIENREGVNNIDSILAAADAVMVARGDLGVEIDFTELPGIQKTIIDRSFSFGKPIVTATQMLDSMMVNPRPTRAEISDVANAIYDGTSAIMLSGETAAGAYPVEALKTMSAIAERTEQEGHYLRGRLMEPNTGKISVSDATAHAACLTAKDVNAAAIVTVSESGTTARLLSKYRPQQPIIACVMKEQVQRQLSLSWGITSLMMPLAHSTDELIEMSTALAKENGFLHDGELAVVTAGVPVGISGTTNMIKIHMVGNCLATGVGVGPENAEVSNATGKACVCRTLDEVHAKFKPGMVLVVPSTSNEMLNYVRDAAALVVEEPGLNSHAAIAGKALLKPTVVGAVGATSHIRDGLMIAVDCAHGSVQRLQA; from the coding sequence ATGAGAAAAACAAAAATTATCTGCACCCTGGGCCCTTCCACCGACAAGGACGGCGTCCTGCGTGAACTGATCGCCAACGGCATGAATGTTGCCCGCTTCAACTTCTCCCATGGCTCCCACGAGGAGCACAAGGGCCGTCTGGACCTGCTCAAGTCCCTGCGCGAGGAGCTGGGCAAGCCCGTGGCTGCTCTGCTGGACACCAAAGGCCCTGAGATCCGCCTGAAGGACTTCAAGAACGGCACCGAGATGCTGGAAGCCGGCCAGACCTTCACCCTGACCACCCGCGATGTGGAGGGCACCAAGGAGATCTGCTCCATCACCTACAAGGATCTGCCTCAGGATGTGGCCCCCGGCGGCACCATCATGCTGGATGACGGCCTGATCAAACTGCAGATCCAGACCGTGAACGATACCGACATCGTCTGCACTGTGCTGAACAACGGCAAGATCAAGAACAAGAAGGGCGTCAACGTGCCCGGTGTGCATCTGTCCATGCCGTATATGAGCCAGCGCGATAAGGACGATATCATCTTCGGCATCGAGCAGGGCTTTGATTTCATCGCTGCTTCCTTTGTGCGCACCGCACAGGATGTGTACGAGATCCGCAACCTGCTGAACGAGTACGACTCCAACATCCGCATCATCGCTAAGATCGAGAACCGTGAGGGTGTGAACAACATCGACAGCATCCTGGCTGCCGCCGACGCCGTCATGGTGGCCCGCGGTGACCTGGGCGTCGAGATCGACTTTACCGAGCTGCCCGGCATCCAGAAGACCATCATCGACCGCTCCTTCTCTTTCGGCAAGCCCATCGTCACCGCTACCCAGATGCTGGACAGCATGATGGTGAACCCCCGCCCCACCCGTGCTGAGATCTCGGACGTGGCAAACGCCATCTACGACGGCACCTCTGCCATCATGCTGTCCGGTGAGACCGCTGCCGGTGCTTACCCCGTGGAGGCACTGAAGACCATGTCCGCCATCGCCGAGCGCACCGAGCAGGAGGGTCACTACCTGCGCGGCCGTCTGATGGAGCCCAACACCGGCAAGATCAGCGTTTCCGACGCTACCGCTCACGCCGCCTGCCTGACCGCCAAGGACGTGAACGCCGCTGCCATCGTCACCGTGTCCGAGTCCGGCACCACTGCCCGCCTGCTGAGCAAGTACCGCCCGCAGCAGCCCATCATCGCCTGCGTCATGAAGGAGCAGGTGCAGCGTCAGCTGTCCCTGAGCTGGGGCATCACCTCCCTGATGATGCCTCTGGCGCACAGCACCGACGAGCTGATCGAAATGTCCACCGCTCTGGCCAAGGAAAACGGCTTCCTGCACGACGGTGAGCTGGCCGTGGTGACCGCCGGCGTGCCCGTGGGCATTTCCGGCACCACCAACATGATCAAGATCCACATGGTGGGCAACTGCCTGGCCACCGGTGTGGGCGTCGGCCCGGAGAACGCCGAGGTGTCCAACGCCACTGGCAAGGCCTGCGTGTGCCGCACCCTGGACGAGGTGCATGCCAAGTTCAAGCCCGGCATGGTGCTGGTGGTGCCTTCCACCAGCAACGAGATGCTGAACTATGTACGCGACGCCGCCGCTCTGGTGGTGGAGGAGCCCGGCCTGAACAGCCATGCCGCCATTGCCGGCAAGGCTCTGCTCAAGCCCACCGTCGTGGGTGCCGTGGGTGCCACCTCTCACATCCGTGACGGCCTGATGATCGCTGTGGACTGCGCACACGGCAGCGTGCAGCGCCTGCAGGCCTGA
- a CDS encoding S-ribosylhomocysteine lyase: MERIASFCVDHTKLDRGMYLSRQDGDVLTWDIRMKKPNQGDYLSTAAAHTLEHLFATYARNSAFQDGVIYVGPMGCRTGFYLLTRGLTPAQALELTVESFRFMAAFEGAVPGASEVECGNYRDMDLPAAKAEAAAMLPVLEALTADRLHY; encoded by the coding sequence ATGGAACGCATTGCGAGCTTCTGTGTTGACCATACCAAGCTGGACCGGGGCATGTACCTGAGCCGTCAGGACGGCGACGTGCTCACTTGGGACATCCGCATGAAAAAGCCCAACCAGGGTGATTACCTGTCCACGGCCGCTGCCCACACGCTGGAGCACCTGTTTGCCACCTACGCACGCAATAGTGCCTTCCAGGATGGTGTGATCTATGTGGGCCCCATGGGCTGCCGCACCGGCTTTTACCTGCTGACCCGCGGCCTGACCCCTGCGCAGGCTTTGGAGCTGACCGTGGAGTCCTTCCGCTTTATGGCCGCCTTTGAGGGTGCCGTGCCCGGTGCCAGCGAAGTGGAGTGCGGCAACTACCGCGACATGGATCTGCCTGCCGCCAAGGCCGAGGCCGCTGCCATGCTGCCGGTTCTGGAAGCCCTGACCGCTGACCGTCTGCACTACTGA
- a CDS encoding LCP family protein encodes MKDDSNRSLRRVNRKSRSAADRTVEVDSSAFFAEDPSPTPPPRKKPGSSAPRRSGTPAQAAAARPSAFGRILLPVQGILSAASLVQLWRTQMLPVLYLVILAALLFLLWLLVKRCQEYNVPGKVSRVFSVFLCACMALGCVWAQQGLTALDNMTNGLLTGAEANKITKEPFVIYLSGVDTRGELTEKARSDVNILAVVNPQTKQVALINTPRDYYVDLAGTNSKDKLTHAGLYGVETSMATLGNLYGINVDHYIRINFAGFINIVDALGGVDVYSDQAFTSVGSPGYYDPTTFAEGWNHLDGKSALAFARERHAFASGDIQRGINQMKVIDAMLNKIKSPALLMGFSKIMDAASDCFVTDFSQDQISALVRMQLSDFANWDIQSYTVTGSSGTSTQCYSAKGQKLYVMKPDEASVSKAKEMIATVLGGEGTVSDTTQTPEKTDIFTPTTDPNAAASIPEEPAESVIVEEPAESVPEETPAETPADQPAEQPADTQPQEPETPADSGTSDGSTEAPSISLPTQEEVEQAASSLYNAASTILDAIYNAASQNDAA; translated from the coding sequence ATGAAGGATGATTCCAACCGTTCCCTGCGGCGTGTGAACCGCAAGAGCCGCAGTGCGGCAGACCGCACCGTGGAAGTGGACAGCTCCGCTTTTTTTGCGGAGGACCCGTCCCCCACGCCGCCGCCCCGGAAAAAGCCCGGTTCTTCTGCCCCGCGCCGCAGCGGTACCCCGGCACAGGCTGCCGCCGCCCGGCCCTCCGCTTTCGGCAGGATCCTGCTGCCGGTGCAGGGCATTCTCAGTGCAGCCTCGCTGGTACAGCTGTGGCGCACCCAGATGCTGCCCGTGCTGTATCTGGTCATTCTGGCCGCCCTGCTGTTCCTGCTCTGGCTGCTGGTCAAGCGCTGTCAGGAGTACAATGTGCCCGGAAAGGTGTCCCGGGTGTTCTCGGTGTTCCTGTGCGCCTGCATGGCGCTGGGCTGTGTCTGGGCCCAGCAGGGTCTGACCGCGCTGGACAACATGACCAACGGTCTGCTCACCGGTGCCGAGGCCAACAAGATCACCAAGGAGCCTTTCGTCATCTACCTCAGCGGCGTGGACACCCGTGGTGAACTGACCGAAAAAGCCCGCAGCGACGTGAACATTCTGGCTGTGGTGAACCCCCAGACCAAGCAGGTGGCGCTGATCAACACGCCCCGCGACTACTATGTGGATCTAGCCGGCACCAACAGCAAGGACAAGCTGACCCACGCCGGTCTGTACGGCGTGGAGACCAGCATGGCCACATTGGGCAACCTCTACGGCATCAATGTGGATCACTACATCCGCATCAACTTTGCGGGCTTCATCAATATCGTGGACGCCCTGGGCGGCGTGGACGTGTATTCCGACCAGGCCTTCACCTCAGTGGGCAGCCCCGGCTACTACGACCCCACCACCTTTGCCGAAGGCTGGAACCATCTGGACGGTAAGTCCGCCCTGGCCTTTGCCCGGGAGCGCCACGCCTTTGCCTCCGGCGATATCCAGCGCGGCATCAACCAGATGAAGGTCATCGACGCCATGCTGAACAAGATCAAGTCCCCTGCCCTGCTCATGGGCTTTTCCAAGATCATGGACGCCGCTTCGGACTGCTTTGTCACCGATTTTTCGCAGGATCAGATCAGTGCGCTGGTGCGCATGCAGCTGAGCGATTTTGCCAACTGGGACATCCAGAGCTACACCGTTACCGGCTCGTCCGGCACCAGCACCCAGTGCTATTCCGCCAAGGGCCAGAAGCTCTACGTCATGAAGCCGGATGAAGCCTCCGTCAGCAAGGCCAAAGAGATGATTGCGACCGTGCTGGGCGGTGAGGGTACTGTGAGCGACACCACCCAGACCCCGGAAAAGACCGACATCTTTACCCCCACCACCGACCCGAACGCCGCTGCTTCCATTCCGGAAGAACCGGCGGAAAGCGTCATCGTGGAGGAGCCCGCCGAGAGCGTGCCGGAAGAGACCCCGGCCGAAACACCTGCTGATCAGCCTGCAGAACAGCCTGCCGACACCCAGCCCCAGGAGCCGGAGACTCCGGCCGACAGCGGCACCAGTGACGGCAGCACTGAAGCTCCGTCTATCTCCCTGCCCACGCAGGAAGAGGTGGAACAGGCTGCATCCTCGCTGTACAACGCAGCGTCCACCATTCTGGATGCCATCTACAATGCAGCGTCCCAGAACGACGCCGCCTGA
- a CDS encoding peptidoglycan DD-metalloendopeptidase family protein, translated as MIEDKTKEPQTAEPAQQPPKKRGQKLRSLWAQFQCMQLLRRHRFRRRTQHHVNHFSQKLLQNRLVLIVGEALYALGFSAEYAFVRVGRTVCRGVSGARLWVRSLLHTIVSMAFPGAAQMVRDLFGPIVLFFRGMGSLLVHARRVRKEKGFGAAVKDSVHYLVGGVRRNVRTLPRMAMYILPVLALAGMVTVVQNTIRQPYALEVQVNGQTVGYVANEDVFNSAKEAVQERINDAGTDENTKWTVEPTYTISVAHSVLDENEMANAILKSSSDQISEGTALYLDGELTAVCSDGTALQSYLSSLLEPYENPEDPNMTVGFNKEVTLENGIYFNESFQQENDVESMLSGVQQQEKIYTVQNGDTLWSIAQKNDLTFRELCELNTNFKGAALTETSNIQAGDELIVTKQEATLEVRITKIETWQEEIPYTSETTKSKEYNVGTKKTTQAGENGIRSVTAQRVYDTNGTQLSQQILSTEVIKEPVTEKIVVGTKKVTTSTSYITGSGQFIWPVPGYRNCSRWYGGSHKGVDICAAAGTPIYASAGGTVTKAGYNKAGAGTGYGYSIIINHGNGYTTVYAHCLSLVVHAGQTVKQGQLIGYVGSTGRSSGNHCHFEIRRNGSYIAPQNVFNRSKYR; from the coding sequence TTGATCGAAGATAAGACAAAGGAACCGCAGACCGCAGAGCCTGCGCAGCAGCCGCCGAAAAAACGCGGCCAGAAGCTGCGCTCCCTGTGGGCGCAGTTCCAATGCATGCAGCTCCTGCGTCGGCACCGCTTCCGCCGCAGGACCCAGCATCACGTCAATCATTTTTCTCAGAAGCTGCTGCAGAACCGCCTCGTTCTCATCGTAGGTGAGGCCCTGTACGCTCTGGGATTTTCGGCCGAATATGCATTTGTCCGTGTCGGACGCACGGTGTGCCGGGGCGTGTCCGGTGCACGGCTCTGGGTGCGCAGCCTGCTGCACACCATCGTGTCCATGGCGTTCCCCGGTGCAGCCCAGATGGTGCGCGACCTGTTCGGGCCCATCGTGCTGTTCTTCCGGGGCATGGGTTCGCTGCTGGTACATGCGCGCCGCGTCCGGAAGGAAAAGGGCTTTGGCGCAGCCGTAAAGGACAGCGTACATTATCTGGTCGGCGGCGTGCGGCGCAATGTGCGCACCCTGCCGCGCATGGCCATGTACATCCTGCCGGTGCTGGCACTGGCCGGGATGGTCACGGTGGTGCAGAACACCATCCGTCAGCCCTATGCGCTGGAAGTGCAGGTGAACGGCCAGACCGTGGGCTATGTGGCCAACGAGGATGTGTTCAACTCTGCCAAGGAAGCCGTGCAGGAGCGTATCAACGATGCAGGCACGGACGAGAACACCAAGTGGACGGTGGAGCCCACCTATACCATTTCGGTGGCACACAGCGTGCTGGACGAAAACGAGATGGCCAACGCCATCCTGAAGTCCTCCAGCGACCAGATCAGTGAGGGCACCGCCCTGTATCTGGACGGAGAACTGACCGCCGTGTGCTCGGACGGCACTGCCCTGCAGAGTTACCTGAGCAGCCTGCTGGAACCCTATGAGAACCCGGAAGATCCCAATATGACCGTGGGCTTCAACAAAGAGGTCACCCTGGAGAATGGCATCTACTTCAATGAAAGCTTCCAGCAGGAAAACGATGTGGAGTCGATGCTTTCCGGCGTGCAGCAGCAGGAAAAGATCTATACCGTGCAGAACGGCGACACCCTGTGGAGCATTGCCCAGAAGAACGACCTGACCTTCCGGGAACTGTGCGAGCTGAATACGAACTTCAAGGGCGCGGCCCTGACCGAGACCTCCAACATCCAGGCCGGTGATGAGCTGATCGTGACCAAACAGGAAGCCACGCTGGAAGTGCGCATCACCAAGATCGAGACCTGGCAGGAGGAGATCCCCTATACCAGCGAGACGACCAAATCCAAAGAGTACAACGTGGGCACCAAAAAGACCACGCAGGCCGGTGAAAACGGCATCCGCAGTGTGACGGCCCAGCGTGTGTACGACACCAACGGCACCCAGCTCAGTCAGCAGATCCTCAGCACCGAAGTGATCAAGGAGCCTGTGACCGAAAAGATCGTGGTGGGCACCAAGAAGGTGACCACCAGCACTTCCTACATCACCGGCAGCGGACAGTTCATCTGGCCGGTGCCCGGCTACCGGAACTGCTCGCGCTGGTACGGCGGCAGCCACAAGGGCGTGGACATCTGCGCCGCCGCCGGTACGCCCATTTACGCTTCGGCGGGCGGCACCGTCACCAAGGCCGGTTACAACAAGGCTGGTGCAGGTACGGGCTATGGCTACTCCATCATCATCAACCATGGCAACGGCTACACCACCGTGTATGCACACTGCCTGTCGCTGGTGGTCCATGCAGGCCAGACCGTCAAGCAGGGCCAGCTGATCGGCTATGTGGGCAGCACCGGCCGCTCCAGCGGCAACCACTGCCACTTCGAGATCCGCCGCAACGGCTCTTACATTGCCCCGCAGAACGTGTTCAACCGCAGCAAATACAGGTAA
- a CDS encoding NusG domain II-containing protein, with amino-acid sequence MKHKKLLTNLLFAAVVLAIAAVLLLVRSAHSSGSKLRAELIYGDNNTTMNLPLDKNDTYDVDTGYYTVHIEIKDGAARFVDSPCPDHICESFGWLSNEDQTATCLPARAVLTIVPAD; translated from the coding sequence ATGAAACACAAAAAACTGCTGACCAATCTTCTGTTTGCCGCCGTCGTTCTGGCCATTGCCGCCGTTCTGCTGCTGGTGCGCAGTGCACACAGCAGCGGTTCCAAGCTGCGGGCCGAACTGATCTACGGTGACAACAACACCACCATGAACCTTCCGCTGGACAAGAACGATACCTATGACGTAGACACCGGGTACTACACGGTGCACATCGAGATCAAGGACGGTGCTGCCCGCTTTGTGGACTCCCCCTGCCCGGACCACATCTGTGAGAGCTTCGGCTGGCTGTCCAACGAAGACCAGACCGCCACCTGCCTGCCCGCCCGCGCGGTGCTGACCATCGTGCCGGCCGACTGA
- a CDS encoding phosphopentomutase: MEKRVFLIVLDSFGIGAEPDAAAFGDEGTNTLGAIAKHPNFNCPNLQKLGLFNIDGVTAGEKTAAPTGSFARLQEQSMGKDTTIGHWEIAGVVSPKPLPTFPEGFPAELIHEFEEKTGHKVLCNKPYSGTQVLKDYGEQAVKENALIVYTSADSVFQVAANEELVPVHELYRYCEIAREMLKGEYGVGRVIARPFLGRTADTFYRTTNRHDLSLKPPRATMLDLLKNAGKDVIAVGKIFDIFDGEGVTEKIKTTGNTNGIAFTKALQTRDFEGLAFVNLVDFDMLYGHRRDVAGYAAAATEFDRFLADFIPGMREGDLLMVTADHGCDPSYTKTTDHTREYVPYLVCGKGVKPGVDLGTKLCFGTIAQTICEYLGVDASSLDGHSVWNEIKA, encoded by the coding sequence ATGGAAAAACGTGTCTTTCTGATCGTGCTCGACAGCTTTGGCATCGGCGCCGAGCCGGATGCCGCCGCTTTTGGCGACGAGGGCACCAACACGCTGGGAGCCATTGCAAAGCATCCCAACTTCAACTGCCCCAACCTGCAAAAGCTGGGCCTGTTCAACATCGACGGCGTGACCGCCGGGGAAAAGACCGCCGCTCCCACCGGTTCCTTTGCCCGCCTGCAGGAGCAGAGCATGGGCAAGGACACCACCATCGGCCACTGGGAGATCGCCGGTGTGGTGAGCCCGAAGCCGCTGCCCACCTTCCCGGAGGGCTTCCCCGCAGAGCTCATCCACGAGTTTGAGGAAAAAACCGGCCACAAGGTGCTCTGCAATAAGCCCTATTCCGGCACCCAGGTGCTGAAGGACTACGGCGAGCAGGCCGTGAAGGAAAACGCCCTCATCGTCTACACCAGTGCCGACAGCGTGTTCCAGGTGGCCGCCAACGAAGAGCTGGTGCCGGTGCACGAGCTGTACCGTTACTGTGAGATCGCCCGCGAGATGCTCAAAGGCGAGTATGGCGTGGGCCGCGTCATTGCCCGCCCCTTCCTGGGCCGCACCGCCGATACCTTCTACCGCACCACCAACCGCCACGACCTGAGCCTGAAGCCGCCCCGCGCCACCATGCTGGACCTGCTGAAGAACGCCGGCAAGGACGTCATCGCCGTGGGCAAGATCTTCGATATCTTTGATGGCGAGGGCGTGACCGAGAAGATCAAGACCACCGGCAACACCAACGGCATTGCCTTCACCAAGGCCCTGCAGACCCGCGACTTCGAGGGCCTGGCCTTTGTGAACCTGGTGGACTTTGACATGCTGTACGGCCACCGCCGCGATGTGGCGGGCTACGCGGCTGCCGCCACCGAGTTCGACCGCTTCCTGGCCGACTTCATCCCCGGGATGCGGGAGGGCGACCTGCTGATGGTCACCGCAGACCACGGCTGCGACCCCTCCTACACCAAGACCACCGACCATACCCGCGAGTATGTGCCGTACCTGGTCTGCGGCAAGGGCGTGAAGCCCGGTGTGGACCTGGGCACGAAGCTCTGCTTCGGCACCATTGCCCAGACCATCTGCGAGTATCTGGGCGTGGATGCCTCCAGCCTGGACGGCCACAGCGTGTGGAACGAGATCAAGGCATAA
- a CDS encoding NAD(+) synthase, with translation MKDGFLKAAAFSPALRVADCTYNAQQILADVQAAAARGVKLAVFPEFCLTGYTCGDLFLQHTLQTGALDALQTVLDGTRTLDTVVLVGLPLLIHGKLYNCAAVLCRGQLLGLVPKTYLPNYGEFYEKRQFTPGSTEVETITVCGQQVPFGTSLLFRCRSMPSFVLGVELCEDLWSALPPSTFHALAGATVIANLSASDETVGKAEYRRALVSNQSARLLCGYLYASAGHGESTQDMVFAGHDLIAENGTLLAETAPFAGGIAETEIDCQRMEAERARNTSFELSRDGYTTVEFDLELTETPLTRWIDPAPFVPGDPKRRAERCELILKMQADGLAKRLEHAHAKTAVIGISGGLDSCLALLVAVRAMKQLGRPASDVLAVTMPCFGTTHRTRSNAEILCDELQVSFKEIDIAETVHSHFRDIGQDESVLDVTFENGQARVRTLELMDTANRTGGLVVGTGDLSELALGWATYNGDHMSMYGVNAGVPKTLVRHLVHYEADIAATDALRTVLLDILDTPVSPELLPAKDGEIAQKTEDLVGPYELHDFYLYQVLRFGFGPAKIFRLAKAAFAGRPEYPDNVLYKWLRNFYWRFFAQQFKRSCLPDGPKVGSVTLSPRGDWRMPSDACAALWLAELEQLSIKD, from the coding sequence ATGAAAGATGGTTTTTTAAAGGCAGCCGCCTTCTCCCCCGCCCTGCGGGTGGCGGACTGCACCTATAACGCCCAGCAGATCCTTGCCGACGTGCAGGCAGCCGCCGCGCGCGGGGTCAAGCTGGCCGTGTTCCCGGAATTCTGCCTCACCGGCTACACCTGCGGCGACCTGTTCCTGCAGCACACGCTGCAGACCGGTGCGCTGGATGCCCTGCAGACCGTGCTGGACGGCACCCGGACGCTGGACACCGTCGTGCTGGTGGGCCTGCCGCTGCTGATACACGGCAAGCTGTACAACTGCGCCGCCGTGCTGTGCCGCGGGCAGCTGCTGGGCCTTGTGCCCAAGACCTACCTGCCCAACTACGGTGAATTCTACGAGAAGCGCCAGTTTACCCCCGGCAGCACCGAGGTGGAAACGATCACCGTGTGCGGCCAGCAGGTGCCCTTTGGCACTTCGCTGCTGTTCCGCTGCCGGTCCATGCCCAGCTTTGTGCTGGGCGTAGAGCTGTGCGAGGACCTGTGGAGCGCACTGCCGCCCTCCACCTTCCACGCGCTGGCCGGGGCCACGGTCATCGCCAACCTTTCGGCCAGCGACGAGACCGTCGGCAAGGCCGAGTACCGCCGGGCACTGGTGTCCAACCAGTCGGCCCGCCTGCTGTGCGGCTACCTGTACGCCTCGGCCGGGCACGGCGAGAGCACCCAGGACATGGTGTTCGCCGGGCACGACCTGATCGCCGAAAACGGCACCCTGCTGGCCGAGACAGCTCCCTTTGCGGGTGGCATTGCCGAGACCGAGATTGACTGCCAGCGCATGGAGGCCGAGCGTGCCCGCAACACCAGCTTTGAGCTGAGCCGCGACGGTTACACCACGGTGGAGTTTGATCTGGAACTCACCGAGACCCCCCTCACCCGCTGGATCGACCCAGCACCCTTCGTGCCCGGCGACCCCAAGCGCCGCGCCGAGCGCTGCGAACTGATCCTGAAGATGCAGGCCGACGGTCTGGCCAAGCGGCTGGAGCACGCCCACGCCAAAACGGCGGTCATCGGCATTTCCGGCGGGTTGGACAGCTGTCTGGCCCTGCTGGTGGCGGTGCGCGCCATGAAGCAGCTGGGCCGCCCCGCCAGCGATGTGCTGGCCGTGACCATGCCCTGCTTCGGCACCACCCACCGCACCCGCAGCAATGCCGAGATCCTGTGCGATGAGCTGCAGGTCTCCTTCAAAGAGATCGACATTGCCGAAACGGTCCACAGCCACTTCCGGGACATCGGCCAGGACGAAAGCGTGCTGGACGTGACCTTTGAAAATGGGCAGGCCCGTGTGCGCACGCTGGAGCTGATGGACACTGCCAACCGCACCGGCGGCCTTGTGGTAGGCACCGGCGACCTGTCGGAGCTGGCACTGGGCTGGGCCACCTACAACGGCGACCACATGAGCATGTACGGTGTGAACGCCGGGGTGCCCAAAACGCTGGTGCGCCATCTGGTGCATTACGAAGCCGACATTGCCGCCACCGACGCCCTGCGCACCGTGCTGCTGGACATTCTGGACACTCCGGTCTCCCCGGAGCTGCTGCCCGCCAAGGACGGCGAGATCGCGCAAAAGACCGAGGATCTGGTGGGCCCCTATGAGCTGCACGACTTTTACCTGTATCAGGTGCTGCGCTTCGGCTTTGGCCCGGCCAAGATCTTCCGGCTGGCAAAGGCCGCCTTTGCAGGCCGCCCCGAATACCCCGACAACGTGCTGTACAAGTGGCTGCGCAACTTCTACTGGCGGTTCTTCGCCCAGCAGTTCAAGCGCAGCTGCCTGCCGGACGGCCCCAAGGTGGGCAGCGTGACCCTTTCGCCCCGCGGCGACTGGCGCATGCCCAGCGACGCCTGTGCCGCCCTCTGGCTCGCCGAACTGGAACAGCTTTCGATCAAGGACTGA
- the deoD gene encoding purine-nucleoside phosphorylase, whose product MSTPHISAEKGDFAKTVLMPGDPLRAKFIADTFLQDVRQVTGVRGMLGFTGTYQGRPISVMGSGMGMPSIGIYSYELFKFYDVDNIIRIGSAGSYTEKAKLFDVVLSTGAVSESNYARVQSGFEGDITLPSQSLNDKLRASAAKQGIPLIEGNIHSSDVFYRQPSDEKPTYWEKLRDERGCLCVEMESFALFANAQVLGKHAACLLTISDSFVAPEITTAEQRQTSFTNMMKVALGAEY is encoded by the coding sequence ATGTCTACCCCTCACATCAGCGCCGAAAAGGGCGATTTCGCCAAGACCGTCCTCATGCCCGGTGACCCTCTGCGCGCCAAGTTCATTGCCGACACCTTCCTGCAGGATGTGCGTCAGGTGACCGGTGTGCGCGGCATGCTGGGCTTTACCGGCACCTATCAGGGCCGCCCCATCAGCGTGATGGGCAGCGGCATGGGCATGCCGTCCATCGGCATCTATTCCTATGAGCTGTTCAAGTTCTACGATGTGGACAACATCATCCGCATCGGCTCCGCCGGCAGCTACACCGAAAAGGCCAAGCTGTTCGACGTGGTGCTGTCCACCGGTGCAGTGAGCGAGTCCAACTACGCCCGGGTACAGAGCGGCTTCGAGGGGGACATCACTCTGCCCAGCCAGAGCCTGAACGACAAGTTGCGCGCTTCTGCCGCCAAGCAGGGCATTCCCCTCATTGAGGGCAACATCCACTCTTCGGATGTGTTCTACCGCCAGCCCTCCGACGAAAAGCCTACCTACTGGGAAAAGCTGCGGGATGAGCGCGGCTGCCTGTGCGTGGAGATGGAGAGCTTTGCCCTGTTTGCCAACGCACAGGTGCTGGGCAAGCATGCGGCCTGCCTGCTGACCATTTCCGACAGCTTTGTGGCACCGGAGATCACCACGGCCGAGCAGCGCCAGACGAGCTTTACCAACATGATGAAGGTGGCTCTGGGCGCAGAGTACTGA